The proteins below are encoded in one region of Candidatus Flexicrinis proximus:
- a CDS encoding amino acid ABC transporter substrate-binding protein, whose product MRTKALLFVAVVALLAMVVPAGAQDRAIGPITQRIIERGSLICGVNSSVVGFGSVNDAGEYSGFDIDTCRAVAAAILGDANLVTFRPLTAAERPTVLASGEVDMISRNTTKTLSRETDWGATFAPTTFYDGQGVMVKTADGAASLEDLTGGTICTNAGTTTELNITDAMASRGLDFTLQTFQDFDAVMGAFDEGRCDAVTTDISSLVSRKATSADPGSYAILDLVLSKEPLGPLSPQSDPQFADIVAWTIFGLIQAEEWGITSANIGDFLATENPDIQRFLGVGENLAGTYLGIPNDFMVTVISSVGNYGEIFERNLTPLGLARGVNALWTAGGLQYAPPFR is encoded by the coding sequence ATGCGTACTAAGGCCCTTTTGTTCGTGGCCGTCGTTGCCCTGTTGGCGATGGTGGTCCCTGCAGGCGCACAAGACCGTGCGATCGGACCGATAACCCAGCGCATCATCGAACGCGGCTCGCTGATTTGCGGCGTCAATTCGTCGGTCGTCGGGTTCGGCTCGGTGAATGATGCGGGTGAATACAGCGGTTTTGACATTGATACGTGCCGCGCGGTGGCTGCGGCGATCCTTGGCGATGCCAATCTGGTCACGTTCCGCCCGCTGACGGCGGCCGAGCGCCCGACTGTACTGGCTTCCGGCGAAGTCGACATGATCAGCCGTAACACGACCAAGACGCTGAGCCGCGAAACGGACTGGGGCGCGACCTTTGCGCCAACCACTTTCTACGATGGTCAGGGCGTCATGGTCAAGACCGCAGACGGAGCCGCTTCGCTCGAAGACCTCACGGGCGGCACGATCTGCACGAACGCTGGCACCACCACTGAACTCAATATCACCGATGCGATGGCGTCACGCGGGCTGGATTTCACGCTGCAGACGTTCCAGGACTTCGACGCGGTTATGGGTGCCTTTGACGAAGGCCGCTGCGATGCGGTGACGACCGATATCTCGTCGTTGGTCAGCCGCAAGGCGACCTCGGCTGATCCGGGCTCGTATGCAATTCTCGACCTGGTTCTGAGCAAGGAACCGCTGGGCCCGCTCAGCCCGCAGAGCGACCCGCAGTTCGCTGACATCGTGGCATGGACGATCTTTGGCCTGATCCAGGCGGAAGAATGGGGCATCACAAGCGCGAACATCGGCGACTTCCTGGCGACGGAAAACCCGGACATCCAGCGCTTCCTGGGCGTCGGCGAGAACCTGGCCGGTACGTACCTGGGGATTCCGAACGACTTCATGGTCACCGTGATCAGCTCGGTCGGCAACTACGGCGAAATCTTCGAGCGCAACCTGACCCCGCTGGGTCTGGCGCGCGGCGTAAACGCACTGTGGACGGCTGGCGGCCTGCAGTACGCGCCGCCATTCCGCTAA
- a CDS encoding ABC transporter permease — protein sequence MAVIARESTYAGVVTDGRANTMPFFAQLAMLTRRTLITNFRDPASILPPLLISVFFLLVNSATLSGAAQFFLAGQSYLGFIVPLTIISSALSGASIAGQSIVRDIERGYFDKLMLTPVNRAALVLGPMIAGALILTIQTSVILGLALLMGLQPNTGAVGLLATLVFATFIGVSFAGFTVGVALFTGSASATGGASFLFFPLTFLTATYVPFELLTGWIRTAALYNPITYPLEAMRALINTGWDGDLMLRGLGSCLLMGGVLFLFAMQGLRTRVKRR from the coding sequence ATGGCTGTCATTGCCCGTGAGTCCACCTATGCCGGCGTCGTCACCGACGGCCGTGCCAATACCATGCCGTTCTTCGCGCAGCTGGCGATGCTGACACGGCGTACGCTGATCACGAACTTCCGCGATCCGGCGTCGATCCTGCCACCGCTGCTGATCAGCGTGTTCTTCCTGCTGGTGAACAGCGCGACGCTGAGCGGCGCGGCGCAGTTCTTCCTGGCCGGCCAAAGCTACCTGGGGTTCATCGTTCCGCTGACGATCATCAGTTCGGCGCTGTCGGGCGCGAGCATCGCGGGGCAAAGCATTGTCCGCGACATCGAACGCGGCTATTTCGACAAGCTGATGCTAACGCCGGTCAACCGCGCGGCACTGGTATTGGGGCCGATGATCGCAGGCGCGCTGATCCTGACCATCCAGACGTCGGTGATCCTGGGACTGGCGCTGCTGATGGGGCTCCAGCCGAACACCGGCGCAGTGGGCCTGCTGGCGACGCTGGTCTTCGCGACGTTCATCGGTGTGAGTTTCGCCGGATTTACGGTCGGGGTGGCGCTATTCACGGGGTCGGCCTCGGCGACCGGCGGCGCGAGCTTCCTGTTTTTCCCGCTGACCTTCCTGACCGCGACCTATGTCCCCTTCGAACTGCTGACCGGCTGGATCCGCACGGCGGCGCTCTACAACCCGATCACCTATCCGCTGGAGGCGATGCGGGCGCTGATCAACACGGGCTGGGATGGCGACCTGATGCTGCGCGGGCTGGGATCGTGCCTGCTGATGGGCGGCGTGCTGTTCCTGTTCGCCATGCAAGGGCTGCGGACGCGCGTTAAGCGGCGCTAG
- a CDS encoding ATP-binding cassette domain-containing protein, translating into MDRVNREIIADNLIKRYGDFAAVDGVSFKVEHGEIFGFLGPNGAGKSTTVQMLTTLGLPTEGAASVGGYDIVTQARDVRRVAGVALQEIGLDPIMKSLELLSIQGQLFGMSKRDAMKRAHELLEIVKLSEFTERRVGKYSGGMRRRLDLALALVHRPEILFLDEPTTGLDPASRRDIWTEVKRLNREYDMTIFLTTQYLEEADELADRIAIINKGKIVSEGQPAALKAALGRESVNVTLKDSESAELAEARLRDMFDRTQVDRRTVRLYRANGAEVVPAVVNRLTDAQLEVVSLTLTQPTLDDVFLKVTGQRFDFETETQSA; encoded by the coding sequence ATGGACAGAGTAAACCGAGAGATCATCGCAGACAACCTGATCAAGCGTTACGGCGATTTTGCCGCAGTGGACGGCGTGTCGTTCAAGGTGGAGCACGGGGAAATCTTCGGGTTCCTGGGGCCGAACGGCGCGGGCAAATCGACGACGGTGCAAATGCTGACGACGCTGGGGCTGCCGACCGAAGGCGCGGCGAGCGTGGGCGGGTATGACATTGTGACACAGGCGCGGGATGTGCGGCGGGTGGCCGGCGTGGCGCTGCAGGAGATCGGGCTTGATCCGATCATGAAATCGCTGGAACTGCTATCGATCCAGGGGCAGTTGTTCGGGATGAGCAAGCGCGACGCGATGAAGCGCGCGCACGAACTGCTGGAGATCGTGAAGCTGAGCGAATTCACCGAGCGGCGTGTCGGGAAGTATTCGGGCGGCATGCGGCGGCGGCTGGATCTGGCGCTGGCGCTGGTGCACCGTCCCGAAATCCTGTTCCTCGACGAACCGACCACCGGGCTCGATCCGGCGAGCCGGCGCGACATCTGGACGGAAGTCAAGCGGCTGAACCGCGAGTACGACATGACGATCTTCCTCACAACGCAGTACCTGGAAGAAGCCGACGAACTGGCGGACCGGATCGCGATCATCAACAAGGGCAAAATCGTGTCTGAGGGACAGCCGGCGGCGCTGAAAGCGGCACTTGGACGCGAATCGGTCAACGTGACGCTGAAGGACAGCGAGTCGGCGGAACTGGCCGAGGCCCGGCTGCGCGATATGTTCGACAGGACACAGGTCGACCGGCGTACAGTGCGGCTGTACCGCGCTAACGGCGCAGAAGTGGTGCCAGCGGTGGTCAACCGGCTGACCGACGCGCAGTTGGAAGTGGTCTCACTGACTCTGACGCAGCCGACTCTCGACGACGTTTTCCTGAAAGTCACGGGACAGCGTTTCGATTTCGAAACCGAAACGCAGAGCGCCTAG
- a CDS encoding MarR family transcriptional regulator yields MSTHTTDLQEIARRTLEIIPFVMRVMGAEMRSARLDIAPSHMGLLGMLTVRPYTLGELAKQMAVSAPTMSNTISMMEERGWVTRERDTHDRRVVYVALSGFGREMLRKIDEFTAERISEILGPLSDSERKTLLEGLTLLNDRFVAAMGRDAGPIGSVNVSADGTEDEA; encoded by the coding sequence ATGAGTACGCACACGACAGACCTCCAGGAAATCGCACGCAGAACGCTCGAAATCATCCCGTTTGTGATGCGGGTGATGGGGGCAGAGATGCGTTCGGCGCGGCTGGACATTGCGCCGTCGCACATGGGACTGCTGGGGATGCTGACGGTCCGGCCTTATACGTTAGGCGAGCTGGCAAAACAGATGGCTGTGAGCGCGCCGACGATGTCGAACACGATCAGCATGATGGAGGAGCGCGGCTGGGTGACACGCGAGCGGGACACCCATGACCGGCGCGTCGTGTATGTGGCGCTCTCAGGGTTTGGGCGCGAGATGCTGCGCAAGATCGACGAGTTCACGGCGGAGCGGATCAGCGAAATCCTTGGGCCGCTGAGCGACAGCGAGCGCAAGACTCTCTTGGAAGGCCTGACCTTGCTCAACGACCGCTTCGTGGCGGCCATGGGGCGGGATGCGGGGCCGATCGGATCAGTAAACGTAAGTGCAGACGGTACAGAGGATGAGGCGTAA
- a CDS encoding ABC transporter substrate-binding protein, translated as MFKKSLILLVVLSWAIAGGVSAQSDPIRIGAIFDLSGSTSDVGRPYAEGVAAYVDFVNSNGGINGREIELLGADSGNSVNTAVSIYRQAVAQGAVAVMGWGTDDTQALVGEAADDGIPFISASYSDSLDDPNGDAPYNFVIATTYGDQIELLMEYMVELWEDDGNSAADMSVAIFYDDSAFGVDPLRQAAEAADWLGLGGALSLRMPRGATDYTAELQQADDYGVTHVVIQSTAGPAAVLVRNINDFFGGSVVVGCLNWCANEQLIARAGGAAEGVLGAMPFTPTSVQVAGQDDPREYLAARGLSLTDTTLNFTQGWAAMSLLVEAITQVSDAGSEVSGPNIRAALESFDEVDTGTLLPPVSFSPNDHSGTSALVIYVVENGEWVESSGLLDLD; from the coding sequence ATGTTCAAGAAGTCACTGATTCTGCTGGTTGTGCTGAGCTGGGCTATCGCAGGCGGGGTATCCGCCCAAAGCGATCCGATCCGAATCGGCGCGATTTTCGATTTGAGCGGCAGCACGTCAGACGTCGGGCGGCCCTACGCCGAGGGCGTGGCGGCCTACGTGGACTTCGTTAATTCGAACGGCGGCATCAACGGCCGGGAGATCGAACTACTGGGCGCGGATTCCGGCAACAGTGTCAACACGGCGGTGAGTATTTACCGGCAGGCCGTGGCGCAAGGCGCGGTGGCGGTGATGGGCTGGGGCACGGACGATACGCAGGCGCTGGTGGGCGAAGCGGCAGACGACGGAATCCCGTTCATTTCGGCGTCGTACTCCGACTCGCTGGACGACCCGAACGGCGATGCGCCGTACAACTTCGTGATCGCGACGACCTACGGCGATCAGATTGAACTGCTGATGGAGTACATGGTCGAGCTGTGGGAAGATGACGGCAACAGCGCGGCGGATATGAGCGTGGCGATCTTCTACGACGACAGCGCGTTTGGGGTCGATCCGCTCCGGCAGGCCGCTGAGGCCGCGGACTGGCTGGGGCTGGGCGGCGCGCTGAGCCTGCGGATGCCGCGCGGTGCCACCGACTATACGGCGGAGTTGCAGCAAGCGGACGACTACGGCGTGACACACGTGGTGATTCAAAGCACGGCGGGACCGGCTGCGGTGCTGGTCCGTAACATCAACGATTTCTTTGGCGGCTCGGTAGTGGTCGGCTGCCTGAACTGGTGCGCGAACGAACAATTAATCGCGCGGGCCGGGGGCGCGGCTGAAGGCGTGCTGGGGGCGATGCCTTTCACGCCGACCAGCGTCCAGGTAGCCGGGCAGGACGATCCGCGCGAGTATCTGGCCGCACGCGGGCTTTCGCTGACGGATACGACGCTGAACTTCACCCAGGGGTGGGCGGCGATGAGCCTGTTGGTCGAGGCGATCACGCAGGTCTCCGACGCCGGGTCGGAGGTCAGCGGGCCGAACATCCGGGCGGCGCTGGAGTCCTTCGACGAGGTAGACACCGGGACCCTGCTGCCACCCGTGTCGTTTTCGCCTAACGATCACAGCGGAACGAGCGCGCTGGTCATCTATGTGGTTGAAAACGGCGAATGGGTTGAGTCGAGCGGGCTGCTCGACCTCGACTAA
- a CDS encoding MBL fold metallo-hydrolase has translation MIDSGFGSEALAMMDTIEAAGTHPRDLQCVANTHYHVDHVGGNAALQREHGVRIAAHRHDALMINAADPDACCATWLDQPVEQYQVNVYLQAGMVLETGTLAVQVLATPGHTLGHLSYLVEDGTLVAGDLFYEDDIATLVPFREGAGAIYRLIDTLHMLTDSPIEIKRVMSGHGPLITKPYEAIDRALARLDRWLLDPSKAAWHAMKRAAAYRLMVAGSQPRALLEAYLAGTFWLNDYAKYVFEIPADTLSAQLCDELLRSGAVREQGGVLASTAEVRDVPSAWLKSVPPVRAWKARL, from the coding sequence ATGATCGATTCAGGGTTTGGCAGCGAGGCGCTGGCGATGATGGACACGATCGAGGCGGCGGGGACGCATCCGCGCGACCTGCAATGCGTGGCGAACACGCACTATCACGTCGATCATGTGGGGGGGAACGCCGCGCTGCAGCGGGAACATGGGGTGCGAATTGCGGCACACCGGCATGACGCTCTGATGATCAACGCGGCCGATCCGGACGCGTGCTGCGCCACGTGGCTGGACCAACCGGTCGAACAGTACCAGGTCAATGTGTACCTACAGGCGGGGATGGTGCTGGAAACCGGGACGCTGGCGGTGCAAGTGCTGGCGACGCCGGGGCATACGCTGGGACACCTGAGTTATCTGGTGGAGGACGGCACGCTGGTGGCCGGCGACCTGTTTTACGAGGACGACATCGCGACGCTGGTGCCGTTCCGCGAGGGCGCGGGGGCGATATACCGGCTGATCGACACGCTGCACATGCTGACCGACTCCCCGATCGAGATCAAGAGGGTGATGTCCGGACATGGGCCGCTGATCACGAAGCCGTACGAGGCAATCGACCGGGCGCTGGCGCGGCTGGATCGCTGGCTGCTGGATCCGAGTAAGGCGGCGTGGCATGCGATGAAGCGGGCGGCGGCCTACCGGCTGATGGTGGCCGGGAGTCAGCCGCGGGCGTTGCTGGAGGCATATCTGGCCGGGACGTTCTGGCTGAATGACTACGCGAAATATGTGTTTGAGATACCAGCCGACACACTGTCCGCGCAGTTGTGCGACGAACTGCTGCGGTCGGGCGCGGTCCGCGAACAGGGCGGCGTGCTGGCGTCGACGGCGGAGGTGCGTGACGTACCGAGCGCGTGGCTGAAATCGGTGCCGCCGGTACGGGCATGGAAGGCGCGACTTTAG
- a CDS encoding cytochrome P450, with protein sequence MCIGNHFAMMEAKLLLAGIASRYSLRLAPGQKVDMMPRITLNPKGGLPMRLVARR encoded by the coding sequence GTGTGCATCGGCAACCACTTCGCGATGATGGAGGCGAAACTGCTGCTGGCTGGAATCGCCAGCCGGTATTCGCTGCGGCTGGCGCCGGGACAAAAGGTGGACATGATGCCGCGGATCACGCTGAATCCTAAGGGCGGACTGCCTATGCGGCTGGTCGCGCGGCGGTAA
- a CDS encoding cytochrome P450, translating into MPKGTGGSDHVYDAARPAYWSEPERFDPLRFSAEREASIPRYAYLPFGGGPRCASATTSR; encoded by the coding sequence CTGCCGAAAGGCACGGGCGGCAGTGATCATGTATATGACGCAGCGCGACCGGCGTACTGGAGCGAGCCGGAGCGGTTCGATCCGCTGCGGTTCAGCGCGGAGCGGGAGGCGAGCATCCCACGGTACGCGTACCTGCCGTTCGGCGGCGGGCCGCGGTGTGCATCGGCAACCACTTCGCGATGA
- a CDS encoding cytochrome P450, whose translation MTSIVLKNSPAPLPAGIDLGGGVLGLLRAIRMFSSDQLAAMGRLRQTYGPTYRITISGTSVVVFTRPDDIHAVLVEQADSFHKDEDYTDPQRGLARFVGQGLLTSDGALWKKQRKLVAPALHAKRIANYGGTMTEYTAAMLDGWRDGEARDIAREMTTLTIRIVGKTLFDIDASGTRARPVFEAMDAIQEMQGNMTLIPEWIPTPTNRRRRRSLAALDALVYGMIAERKADSTDRGDLLSMLVAARDENGEPMDDRQLRDEAVTLFLAGHETTANTLNWTFALLAQHP comes from the coding sequence ATGACAAGCATCGTGTTGAAGAACTCCCCTGCCCCACTACCGGCAGGGATCGACCTGGGCGGCGGCGTGCTGGGGCTGCTACGGGCGATCCGCATGTTTTCGAGCGACCAACTGGCGGCGATGGGCCGCCTTCGGCAGACGTACGGGCCGACGTACCGGATCACGATCAGCGGCACGTCGGTGGTGGTGTTTACGCGGCCGGACGACATCCACGCGGTGCTGGTCGAACAGGCGGACTCGTTCCACAAGGACGAAGACTATACCGACCCGCAGCGCGGACTGGCACGATTTGTCGGCCAGGGACTGCTGACGAGCGACGGCGCGCTGTGGAAGAAACAGCGCAAACTGGTGGCGCCGGCGCTGCACGCCAAGCGGATCGCAAATTACGGCGGGACAATGACGGAGTACACGGCGGCGATGCTGGACGGCTGGCGCGACGGCGAGGCGCGCGACATTGCCCGCGAGATGACAACTCTGACGATCCGGATCGTCGGCAAGACGCTATTCGACATCGACGCAAGCGGAACACGCGCCCGGCCGGTGTTCGAGGCGATGGACGCGATCCAGGAAATGCAGGGGAATATGACGCTGATCCCCGAATGGATCCCGACGCCGACGAACCGGAGACGGCGGCGGTCACTGGCGGCGCTGGACGCGCTGGTGTACGGGATGATCGCCGAACGGAAGGCGGACAGCACCGACCGAGGCGACCTGCTGTCGATGCTGGTCGCGGCGCGGGACGAGAACGGCGAGCCGATGGACGACAGGCAGCTGCGCGATGAGGCGGTTACGCTGTTCCTGGCGGGCCACGAGACGACGGCAAACACACTGAACTGGACGTTTGCGCTGCTGGCGCAACATCCGTAG
- a CDS encoding helix-turn-helix transcriptional regulator, with product MSDARKPDRRIERTMTALRDALMALIIDKGYDAISIQDIADRANVARATFYLHFKDKDDLMFRSMRAIYEDLFARQQTASSWESLADDSDFQHVAQYADFYGAMLSPRGSMGFLPASAPISSQSWKVAVPVDARTGRAASAAAAHRRPIAPARRSD from the coding sequence ATGTCCGACGCCCGCAAACCCGACCGCCGCATCGAGCGCACCATGACTGCCCTGCGTGACGCCCTCATGGCGCTCATCATCGACAAGGGCTACGACGCCATCAGCATCCAGGACATCGCCGACCGCGCCAATGTCGCCCGCGCCACCTTCTATCTACACTTCAAGGATAAAGACGACCTGATGTTCCGCTCGATGCGCGCCATCTACGAAGACCTCTTCGCCCGTCAGCAGACTGCCTCCTCTTGGGAGAGCCTCGCCGACGACAGTGACTTCCAGCACGTCGCCCAGTACGCCGACTTCTATGGCGCCATGCTCAGCCCGCGTGGCAGCATGGGCTTTCTCCCCGCGTCCGCGCCTATCTCCAGTCAGAGCTGGAAAGTCGCTGTGCCAGTTGACGCCCGAACAGGCCGCGCCGCGTCTGCCGCGGCCGCTCATCGCCGCCCTATTGCGCCGGCGCGCAGATCGGACTGA
- a CDS encoding transposase, whose amino-acid sequence MKALPLACKIKRVLQAFTLGVVATQSCRLGSIALALRPLGQAASQYRRLQRFLANPRVEIATLQDAWIQQVLTSLKLSELRLLVDETKLSDHLSVMVVGVAVKDGCIPVVWRCYSPEQYPVEGQVQLIAALVARVLCHCPDQRFWLLADRGIGTSPALIRAVEGLGVRVFFRVQGTTRFRDAQGKETSLKNRAAPAQEWQSYGDVFKKNGWLRLHVATVWEAGYAQPWCLVSSTAIDPRAYGQRFQQEVGFRDLKSDGFGWHLSHIWQPDHAERLLLVLTVAYFLVYSLGVRLPRPTRGRGSRLSVFRRGLDAIRDLTHPSILPLLPHPPPVTLHVSCSEARRGGLLRRWRPDLSRAAYGDSYLTPGPSPSGEGVFAAGDVRPEPCGLRGKPPQPRPLSERRGGF is encoded by the coding sequence GTGAAAGCCCTTCCGCTCGCCTGCAAAATCAAGCGCGTTTTGCAGGCCTTCACGCTTGGCGTGGTCGCAACACAAAGCTGCCGCCTCGGCTCGATTGCCCTGGCGCTCAGACCGTTGGGGCAGGCGGCCAGCCAATATCGCCGCCTACAGCGCTTCCTTGCCAATCCGCGGGTGGAGATTGCAACGCTTCAGGACGCCTGGATTCAACAGGTGTTGACCTCCCTCAAGCTCAGCGAGTTGCGCCTCCTGGTGGATGAGACCAAACTCAGTGACCATTTGAGTGTCATGGTCGTCGGGGTAGCCGTCAAGGACGGCTGTATTCCGGTGGTCTGGCGCTGTTATTCTCCCGAGCAGTATCCGGTTGAAGGACAGGTGCAGCTCATTGCCGCACTGGTGGCCCGTGTGCTATGCCACTGTCCGGATCAGCGGTTCTGGCTGCTGGCGGACCGGGGCATTGGCACCTCTCCGGCTTTGATTCGGGCGGTTGAGGGGCTGGGGGTGCGCGTGTTTTTCCGGGTTCAGGGAACCACCCGTTTTCGCGATGCGCAGGGAAAAGAAACGTCCCTCAAAAACCGGGCGGCTCCAGCACAAGAATGGCAGAGTTACGGCGATGTTTTCAAGAAGAACGGCTGGCTTCGCCTGCACGTGGCGACTGTATGGGAGGCAGGCTATGCCCAACCGTGGTGCCTTGTGAGCTCGACGGCCATCGATCCGAGGGCCTATGGCCAACGCTTTCAGCAGGAAGTCGGATTTCGTGATTTGAAAAGCGACGGCTTTGGCTGGCACCTGTCGCACATCTGGCAGCCAGACCATGCCGAACGACTGCTGCTGGTGCTGACCGTCGCTTATTTTCTGGTCTATTCGCTCGGTGTGCGGCTTCCCCGGCCAACACGCGGTCGGGGAAGTCGCCTGAGTGTTTTTCGACGCGGTCTTGATGCGATCCGTGACCTTACGCATCCCTCAATCCTACCGCTTCTCCCTCACCCTCCACCTGTGACATTACATGTGTCGTGCAGTGAAGCTCGGAGAGGGGGTCTTTTGCGGCGGTGGCGTCCCGACCTGAGCCGTGCGGCCTACGGGGACAGCTACCTCACCCCCGGCCCCTCTCCGAGCGGAGAGGGGGTCTTTGCGGCGGGGGACGTCCGTCCCGAGCCATGCGGCCTACGGGGAAAGCCACCTCAACCCCGGCCCCTCTCCGAGCGGAGAGGCGGTTTTTGA
- a CDS encoding branched-chain amino acid ABC transporter permease, whose amino-acid sequence MSGSSVYWMSILIDIFALSVLVMSYNLMFGFTGVISFGHAMFFGLGGYLLGMIAQQSGLPPDLAFFVGVAVVLGVCALLGLGIGLATLRLRGVYFAIFTLAVAEMVWIFFTRWSVTGGEDGFALAAVPAWIDAAQSRINLYYLALALFAGTFMFIRRLVGSPAGAVMKAIRENEMRAQAIGFNTLRFKLLSITAAGMLAGMAGIIHALLAKKVGPEVLAVSHTVDALLMTIIGGVGTFTGPILGASGLTLADVFLREATITIGSTVIDIGDSWLMILGFIFVGVVLVFPFGIVGTWTQMRRRRK is encoded by the coding sequence ATGTCCGGCAGCTCGGTGTACTGGATGTCGATCCTGATCGATATCTTTGCGCTGTCGGTGCTGGTGATGAGCTACAACCTGATGTTCGGGTTTACCGGCGTGATCAGCTTCGGGCATGCGATGTTCTTCGGGCTGGGCGGCTACCTGCTTGGGATGATCGCGCAGCAGAGCGGACTGCCGCCGGACCTAGCGTTCTTCGTGGGTGTGGCGGTGGTGCTGGGCGTGTGCGCGCTGCTGGGGCTAGGGATCGGGCTGGCAACGCTGCGGCTGAGGGGCGTGTACTTTGCGATCTTCACGCTGGCGGTGGCGGAGATGGTGTGGATCTTCTTCACGCGGTGGTCAGTGACCGGCGGCGAGGACGGATTCGCACTGGCGGCCGTGCCGGCCTGGATCGATGCGGCGCAGAGCCGGATCAACCTGTACTACCTGGCGCTGGCGCTGTTTGCCGGGACGTTCATGTTCATCCGCCGGCTGGTGGGTTCACCGGCAGGCGCGGTGATGAAGGCGATCCGCGAGAACGAGATGCGGGCGCAGGCGATCGGGTTCAATACGCTGCGGTTCAAGCTGCTGTCGATCACGGCGGCGGGGATGCTGGCCGGGATGGCCGGGATCATCCACGCGCTGCTGGCCAAGAAAGTTGGGCCGGAGGTACTGGCGGTATCGCATACGGTCGATGCGCTGTTGATGACGATCATCGGCGGCGTGGGGACGTTTACAGGGCCGATCCTGGGCGCTTCCGGGCTGACGCTGGCGGACGTCTTCCTTCGGGAGGCGACAATCACGATTGGCTCGACGGTAATCGACATTGGAGACAGCTGGCTGATGATCCTGGGGTTCATCTTCGTGGGCGTGGTGCTGGTGTTCCCGTTCGGGATCGTGGGGACGTGGACGCAGATGAGGCGGCGGAGGAAGTAG
- a CDS encoding branched-chain amino acid ABC transporter permease → MLKGLLPARRESVTTTLVLFGALLVFTFYAANYDIGTFSITLLTGVLRAMLLFLVAAGLSLIFGLMDILNFAQGGYFMLGAYLTYDVMHPEMGLFRFGGSIEDVGLRFILALIVATAVGAALGYVLERGLLRPLYKRALFQLVLTFGVSIILLEVIKLAWGPSPYSWTVRLPLQDLQFFVFGQQFSTYRLFVIGVGLLVMALVILLLRRTRIGIIIRAGVQDPEMVSALGINVRAVFTLVFTIGCALAAFGGGIAVPFLGATNSLGATFLLAGIAVIVLGGLGSFEGTAVGSFIVGLGWAAMEQFSVRPEIGTVWASLAPMLLLAFVLLLRPKGLFGEDR, encoded by the coding sequence ATGCTGAAAGGATTGCTTCCGGCCCGCAGGGAATCGGTCACGACGACACTCGTGCTGTTCGGCGCCCTGCTGGTGTTTACGTTTTATGCGGCCAATTACGATATCGGGACGTTCTCGATTACGCTGCTGACCGGTGTGCTGCGGGCGATGCTGCTGTTCCTGGTGGCCGCGGGACTGTCGCTGATCTTCGGGTTGATGGACATCCTGAACTTTGCCCAAGGCGGCTATTTTATGCTGGGGGCGTACCTGACCTACGACGTGATGCACCCGGAGATGGGATTGTTCCGGTTTGGCGGCTCGATCGAGGACGTGGGGCTGCGGTTCATCCTGGCGCTGATTGTGGCGACAGCCGTGGGCGCGGCGCTCGGCTATGTGCTGGAGCGCGGCCTGCTGCGACCGCTGTACAAGCGCGCGCTGTTCCAACTGGTGCTGACATTCGGCGTCTCGATTATCCTGCTGGAAGTGATTAAGCTGGCGTGGGGGCCATCCCCATACAGCTGGACGGTGCGGCTGCCGCTGCAGGATCTGCAGTTCTTCGTCTTCGGGCAGCAGTTCAGTACGTACCGGCTGTTCGTGATCGGGGTCGGGCTGCTGGTGATGGCGCTGGTGATCCTGCTGCTGAGGCGGACGCGGATCGGGATCATCATCCGGGCGGGCGTGCAGGACCCGGAAATGGTGTCGGCACTGGGGATCAACGTGCGGGCGGTGTTCACGCTGGTGTTCACAATCGGCTGCGCGCTGGCGGCGTTTGGCGGAGGGATCGCGGTGCCGTTCCTGGGCGCGACGAATTCGCTGGGGGCGACCTTCCTGCTGGCGGGAATCGCGGTGATCGTGCTGGGCGGGCTGGGCAGCTTTGAAGGCACGGCGGTGGGGAGCTTCATCGTCGGGCTGGGCTGGGCGGCAATGGAACAGTTCAGCGTGAGGCCGGAGATCGGCACGGTGTGGGCGAGCCTGGCGCCGATGCTGCTGCTGGCGTTTGTGCTGCTGCTGCGTCCCAAGGGATTGTTCGGGGAGGACCGCTGA